The DNA segment TTCGGCGACGCGCCTTTGACATCCGCTTTGACGTCCGGCACGTATAGAGAGGAGTGCGTCTTCGGCGCGCTACGGAATACGTCTGACGGGATGATTGGAATGCGACGAATTTTTGACAGATGCGGGTTGTCCGCGATAGTGTTGGCTGCTCCCTTGCTTCTGCTCGCGCCGGTCAGCGCCGCTCCGCAACCGGCCACGGAGAAGGTCGTGCTCGCAGGCGGCTGCTTCTGGGGGATGCAGGCCGTCTTCAGCGACTTGCGAGGCGTGAAGAGTGTGGTCGCCGGGTACTCCGGCGGAGCAGCCGAGACGGCGCACTACGACATCGTCAGCACCGGCACGACCGGTCACGCAGAATCCGTGCAGATCGAGTACGATCCGGCGAAGATCACTTTTGGGCAGTTGCTCTCCGTTTATTTTCTGGTCGCCCACGATCCGACGCAGCTCGATCGGCAAGGCCCCGACTTCGGAACGCAATACCGCTCCGCGGTTTTCTACACGACCGACGCGCAGAAGCGTGAGACCGAGTCGTATATCAGCGCGCTCGAAGCGCAGAAGTCGTTCGATGGAAAGATCGTGACGCAAGTCGTGCCGCTGCGCGCGTTTTATCCGGCCGAAGATTATCACCAGAACTATGTTGCGCACAATCCGGACAATCCGTACGTGATGTACAACGATCTACCGAAGCTCGCGGCGTTACGTCATCAATTCCCGTCGCTCGTCAAATCTTGATCGATTCATACGCGATGAGACACGCATGACGAGTCGGTAACACGATCGTGAAACCACGCCCGTTGCGCTGATCGCGCGCTGGGATCTGCCGTTAAGCGAAGTGGTCGGCGTCGTCCGCACCGCTTCGCGTCAATGACTTCGGCCCGATCGACGGTCTCGGGTACGAGGGCTCGGTCCTCCATCGTTGCAGTGTGACCTATGTCCATTTCGTGGACGGCGAAATCTGGCGGCTCTCGGCTGTGCGCCGGAGATGAGCCAGGACATGCGTACGCTTCGGCCGTCACGTGCCGATAATTACAGTAATCAAGTTCCCGCTGGGCGGCGAACCTCGACGCTGCCCCGGCGCGACCATGTTGAGGACGAAATATAATGACGCTCGTTGTGCAATTCGGAGCCCGGTTCGCAATCGCGGTCTTGACGCGTGCGATCGATGCGGTCTACGCGCCGCATCCGCCGTTCGTCGAAACGCTTTTCCTCCGCTGAGGATCTCTAGGTTCTATAGATAGGCGGACCATAAAGGTCCGCCCTACATGGAGGCCGGCGGACCATAAAGGTCCGCCCTACGTGGAGGCCGGCGGACCATAAAGGTCCGCCCTACATGGAGGCCGGCGGACCATAAAGGTCCGCCCTACATGGAGGCCGGCGGACCATAAAGGTCCGCCCTACAAGATCGTCACTCGGCGGAATCGCTTGTAGCGGTTGCTTCTTCGGCCGAAGGCTGCGATTCGTCGGACTCTTCTTCGCCCTCTCCGGGAGCCATACGCTGCAGTTCCTGTAGCTTGCGGATCAGCTCTTCGTCTTCGGCCAACATCTCCGCCGTCAGCTGCACGCCGCTCTCTTGCGCAGCGACCTCCGCCATCGCGGCCAACTCCTCGCGTTCTTGATCCTCGTCCACACGCTGCGACATGACTTCGGCCCACTGCTCTTCGTTGTGAATGTCGATACGCCACCCGGTGAGGCGCGCCGCTAAGCGGACGTTCTGGCCTTCTTTTCCGATCGCTAGCGAAAGCTGATAATCGGGCACGACCGCCTCGGCGAGATGTTCGCGCTCGTTCAAATGCACTTGGATGACTTTGGCGGGGGCCAATGCGTTCGCGACATAGGTCGCCGGGTCGGCCGCCCACTGGATCACGTCGATCTTCTCGCCTCGCAGCTCCTCGCCGATGTTGTTGACTCTTGAGGAACGCGGGCCGAGGCACGCGCCCACGGCATCGATGTCTTCTTCTTGCGTCCAGACAGATATCTTCGAACGCGACCCTGGTTCGCGCGCGACATCCTTGACTTCGACGATGCCTTGCGAGACTTCGGGGATCTCTTGTTCGAAAAGACGGCGGACGAGATTCGGATGGCTGCGCGAAAGGATGATCTGCGGACCACGATTCGTCTTGCGCACTTCCATCACGTACGCACGGATGCGCTCGTTGATGCGGAAGACCTCGCGCGCCACTTGCTCTGCGACCGGCAAGATGGCTTCGGCCCGCCCCAGATCGACGTACATATTGCGCTGCTCGTAGCGAAGCACCTGACCGCCGACGAGCTCGTCGAGCCGATCGTTGTATTCGTCGAAGACCATGTCGCGCTCGGCCTCGCGAATGCGCTGCACGATGACTTGCTTTGCGGTCTGCGCGGCGATCCGTCCGAACTCTTTGGGTGTGATCTCGACGTCGTAGAATTCACCGGCCGCTTTGCCGCCCGCATCGGCCACCGCGATCTCGAGATTCGGATCGGCGACTTCCGCCGCGACGGTGCGCCTGGCGAATACCCTATACGCGCCGTTCGCTCGATCCACCGCGACAACCGGCTCGCCCAAAGATTCGGGCTCGCGGACGAAGTTGCGCTTGTACGCCGAGACGAGCGCGGCTTCCAGCGCCTCCATGAGCACTTCGGCCGAGAGGTTGCGATCGCGCTCGAGTTCTTTGAGCGCCTCGATCAGTTGCGGGTTCGCCGTCGCGGGGCTGACGACAGTGGCTTGAGCCGATCCCTCGGCGCCTTTTTTCGTGGATTTCTTGGCTGGCATGACGTTTGCGGCTTCCTTGATAAACGCGAAAGGAGCGGGTGTCAACCCACTCCTCTTAGAGGAATTCTATCGGCATTTTACCACACGCCGCGCCCCTGCGCAAGGTCGGACGGCGCCTTGCCAGGGCTCGGCGGCATCGCTCCCCAACGTCCGAGCGCATGATGCCGCCCAAACCGGAGCATACCGGCCGTACGGCCCGCTTCATCAAATTGCTGAAAGAGATCGACGAGAAACGCGTCGTCTCAAAAGAGCGCGTCCACGAATTGCTGAGCACCTCGTCCGAGGCGACGTTCAAGCGTGTCAAAGCCGAACTCCGCGACGCCGGCTATCCGCTGACGTACAACACGAAGGATAAGCTCTATCACACGTCCGCGCGCGCCGCGCTCGCGCGGCCGCGGCTGGATCCGCGCAGCAGGGCCCAGCTCGCTCTCGTCCGCACCGCCATCGCGGGCCTCGGCACGCCGTATGTCGAGGCGCTTGGTGACGTGCTGGATATCCTCGACGCGCGCATCGCGATCGAAGATCCTGAAGCGACGGCGACCTTGTCGTCGCGCCGGCCGCAGCCGCGCGCGGACAGCGCTTTTTACGATCGTCTGGACAAAGTGGACACGGCGATCCGCGAGCACCGGTTGATCCAATTCGACTATACACATACCGCCGGCGGCGCGACGGATGCGCGCTGGGCGAAACCCCTGGCCATGCACGATCATGACGGCCGCATCTATTGTTGGGCCATCGTTGAGGGCGAGGATCAGCCGAAGCTCTTCGCGCTCGATCGGATGGGCTCTGTAG comes from the Candidatus Eremiobacteraceae bacterium genome and includes:
- the msrA gene encoding peptide-methionine (S)-S-oxide reductase MsrA, giving the protein MAAPLLLLAPVSAAPQPATEKVVLAGGCFWGMQAVFSDLRGVKSVVAGYSGGAAETAHYDIVSTGTTGHAESVQIEYDPAKITFGQLLSVYFLVAHDPTQLDRQGPDFGTQYRSAVFYTTDAQKRETESYISALEAQKSFDGKIVTQVVPLRAFYPAEDYHQNYVAHNPDNPYVMYNDLPKLAALRHQFPSLVKS
- the nusA gene encoding transcription termination factor NusA codes for the protein MTPAPFAFIKEAANVMPAKKSTKKGAEGSAQATVVSPATANPQLIEALKELERDRNLSAEVLMEALEAALVSAYKRNFVREPESLGEPVVAVDRANGAYRVFARRTVAAEVADPNLEIAVADAGGKAAGEFYDVEITPKEFGRIAAQTAKQVIVQRIREAERDMVFDEYNDRLDELVGGQVLRYEQRNMYVDLGRAEAILPVAEQVAREVFRINERIRAYVMEVRKTNRGPQIILSRSHPNLVRRLFEQEIPEVSQGIVEVKDVAREPGSRSKISVWTQEEDIDAVGACLGPRSSRVNNIGEELRGEKIDVIQWAADPATYVANALAPAKVIQVHLNEREHLAEAVVPDYQLSLAIGKEGQNVRLAARLTGWRIDIHNEEQWAEVMSQRVDEDQEREELAAMAEVAAQESGVQLTAEMLAEDEELIRKLQELQRMAPGEGEEESDESQPSAEEATATSDSAE
- a CDS encoding WYL domain-containing protein, producing the protein MPPKPEHTGRTARFIKLLKEIDEKRVVSKERVHELLSTSSEATFKRVKAELRDAGYPLTYNTKDKLYHTSARAALARPRLDPRSRAQLALVRTAIAGLGTPYVEALGDVLDILDARIAIEDPEATATLSSRRPQPRADSAFYDRLDKVDTAIREHRLIQFDYTHTAGGATDARWAKPLAMHDHDGRIYCWAIVEGEDQPKLFALDRMGSVELLETFEPDPQWRFDDALRHSFGIMIGRDAPRELVIDIDARAAANVRSRRWPAETRCETMPDGSLRMTFAVSMSDELIAWVLSFGGLARVVSPRDIAEEVRARAMRVASEHAQ